In one Caballeronia sp. M1242 genomic region, the following are encoded:
- a CDS encoding glycosyltransferase family 1 protein: protein MDTSFAPNKLVYNGRFTSQKTTGVQRVARELVAALMKLPEGSHVTLAVPPQPGLVPVDGVPTVELGFGKGVFWEQIVLPLFAGRSRIVNLSNSGSIFRPNQIIYMHDAAVFDTPAHFSWKFRMWYRVMFWILARTSSCVMTNSEFSRDRLAHHVGVDPKRIGVVPLAADHLDHIVPDTSVIGDLKLTPNRYVLAVSSMNPTKNFKRLVEAFMRLNDPSIDLVIVGMKNATIFGKAQDLSSAPNIKQAGYVSDEKLKALYQHAACFLYPSIYEGFGIPPLEAMRNGCPTLVGRAAALPETCGDASIYCDPFSVEDIAAKLRELLDSPQLSEELRRRGLAHAERYRWTESARMLMQFINRR from the coding sequence ATGGATACCTCCTTCGCCCCAAACAAGCTTGTCTACAACGGCCGCTTCACGAGCCAGAAAACCACCGGCGTGCAGCGCGTCGCGCGCGAACTCGTCGCCGCGTTGATGAAGTTGCCCGAAGGCTCGCACGTGACGCTCGCCGTGCCGCCGCAACCGGGCCTCGTGCCGGTGGATGGCGTGCCGACCGTCGAACTCGGATTCGGCAAGGGCGTGTTCTGGGAGCAGATCGTGCTGCCGCTTTTCGCGGGGCGCTCGCGCATCGTCAATCTCAGCAACTCGGGCTCCATCTTCCGGCCGAACCAGATCATCTACATGCACGATGCAGCGGTGTTCGACACGCCCGCGCATTTCTCGTGGAAATTCCGCATGTGGTACCGCGTGATGTTCTGGATTCTCGCGCGTACTTCGAGCTGTGTGATGACGAACTCCGAGTTCTCGCGTGATCGGCTCGCCCATCATGTCGGCGTGGATCCGAAGCGAATCGGCGTCGTACCGCTCGCGGCGGACCATCTGGATCACATCGTGCCGGATACGTCGGTCATCGGCGACCTGAAGCTCACGCCGAACCGCTATGTGCTGGCCGTGAGCAGCATGAATCCGACGAAGAACTTCAAGCGTCTGGTCGAAGCGTTCATGCGCCTGAACGATCCGTCCATCGATCTCGTCATCGTCGGCATGAAGAATGCGACGATCTTCGGCAAGGCGCAGGATCTGTCGAGCGCACCGAACATCAAGCAGGCGGGCTACGTGAGCGACGAAAAGCTCAAGGCGCTGTATCAGCATGCGGCCTGCTTTCTTTACCCTTCGATTTATGAAGGCTTCGGCATTCCACCACTGGAAGCGATGCGTAATGGATGCCCCACGCTCGTCGGACGCGCGGCCGCGCTGCCGGAAACGTGCGGCGATGCGTCCATTTACTGCGATCCCTTCTCGGTCGAAGACATTGCCGCGAAGCTGCGCGAACTGCTGGACTCGCCGCAACTGAGCGAAGAGCTCAGACGCCGGGGACTCGCGCATGCGGAGCGGTACCGCTGGACCGAGAGCGCGCGAATGCTGATGCAGTTCATAAACAGACGATAA
- a CDS encoding glycosyltransferase, which produces MKEIVHITEAFGGGVLSMLTQLSNRAAAAGVGVTILHSIRQETPDNFEKLFHPAVRLRHVNMCREVHPKNDCVGVRDLSRALRECDPSVVHLHSSKAGVLGRVAARIAAPQARVFYSPHGLSFLRRDVSPAKQFAYLTFERIAARMGGTIVACSTSELREIETKVRPPDARMIENGVNIAEIPPRIQKTSGELVIGMSGRASYQKNHEAFVKLATDLHAPSVRFLWIGGNVEELPGQSKRAVECSGWVTRERALELTSELDIYVQTSRWEGMPIALIEAQVAGIPAVVTDVVGNRDVVQHGVTGFVAKSEEEMAGYIARLRDDAPLRERMGAEARASACKRFSMDAIFRQWLSMYEFGSDRHSREPLGTNEVASYETSSDSQF; this is translated from the coding sequence ATGAAAGAGATCGTCCATATAACAGAAGCGTTCGGAGGCGGGGTTCTCTCGATGCTCACCCAGCTATCCAACCGCGCAGCAGCCGCAGGAGTCGGCGTAACGATCCTTCATTCCATCAGGCAGGAAACCCCGGACAACTTCGAGAAGCTGTTCCACCCCGCAGTCAGACTCAGGCACGTCAACATGTGCCGCGAAGTACATCCGAAAAACGATTGCGTCGGCGTTCGCGATCTGTCGCGCGCGCTGCGCGAATGCGATCCGTCGGTCGTGCATCTGCATTCCTCGAAGGCCGGCGTGCTGGGCCGCGTCGCCGCTCGCATCGCCGCGCCGCAAGCGCGCGTCTTCTATTCGCCGCATGGCCTGTCGTTCCTGCGTCGCGATGTATCGCCTGCCAAGCAGTTCGCGTATCTCACGTTCGAGCGCATCGCGGCGCGCATGGGCGGCACCATCGTCGCGTGTTCGACGAGCGAACTGCGCGAGATCGAAACGAAGGTCAGGCCGCCCGACGCGCGCATGATCGAGAACGGCGTGAACATTGCCGAGATTCCGCCTCGCATCCAGAAGACGAGCGGCGAGCTCGTCATCGGCATGAGCGGCCGCGCCTCGTACCAGAAGAATCACGAGGCATTCGTGAAGCTCGCAACCGATCTGCACGCGCCATCGGTCAGGTTTCTATGGATCGGCGGCAATGTCGAAGAACTGCCGGGCCAGTCGAAGCGCGCGGTCGAATGCAGCGGCTGGGTGACGCGCGAGCGCGCGCTCGAACTGACATCGGAACTGGACATCTACGTGCAGACGTCGCGCTGGGAAGGCATGCCTATCGCGCTGATCGAAGCGCAGGTGGCGGGCATTCCGGCAGTCGTCACCGACGTGGTGGGAAACCGCGACGTGGTTCAGCACGGCGTGACCGGCTTCGTCGCGAAGAGCGAGGAAGAGATGGCAGGCTACATCGCACGTCTGCGCGACGACGCGCCGTTGCGCGAACGCATGGGCGCCGAAGCGCGCGCGTCGGCTTGCAAGCGCTTTTCGATGGACGCGATCTTCCGGCAGTGGCTTTCGATGTACGAGTTCGGCTCGGACCGTCATTCGCGCGAACCGCTCGGCACGAATGAAGTGGCATCGTATGAGACGAGCTCCGATTCACAGTTCTGA
- a CDS encoding flippase — MASFRKNFTILMTLQVSTYLAPLLTLPWLARVLGPSEYGRLSFAMAFTAYFITLTNFSFSLTATPKISINRDNRAVRSQIFWETMYAQIALSVAGFLVLLVLTFVVPTLAENRQLLLVGFGMAIGSMLIPTWYFQGVEDLGVISALVFVGRALSIPAMYLFVRHHDDVNNAMLVNTLVPLGSGIAICIYLYFRRDIDFVHVSLKTVIDRLKDGWSVFMATSLVDIYASSNIVLLTFISGNVAGGYFAAADKLIRAALNMLRPLKTAAYPRVSFLMHHAREDAFAFLRKMFVVQGTIVSLISVGIFFGAPLAVKLLYGPQFGPTVDVLRWMAFVPLMSGLTDLFGVQTMLPLGMKSHFSRVLIGSAILNFSLLAVLAVLFGEQGAAATVLIVETAIAAAMAFTLHLEGVPLLKRPMTPGGAG, encoded by the coding sequence ATGGCATCTTTTCGAAAGAACTTCACGATTCTGATGACGTTGCAGGTATCGACCTACCTCGCACCGCTTCTGACGCTGCCGTGGCTCGCACGCGTCCTGGGTCCGAGCGAGTATGGCCGGCTTTCGTTTGCGATGGCCTTCACGGCCTATTTCATCACCCTCACGAACTTCAGTTTCTCACTCACCGCCACACCCAAGATATCCATCAACCGTGATAACCGCGCGGTGCGGTCCCAGATCTTCTGGGAGACCATGTATGCGCAGATTGCGCTCTCGGTCGCTGGCTTTCTCGTGCTGCTCGTGTTGACGTTCGTCGTGCCGACGCTCGCGGAGAATCGACAGTTGCTGCTCGTGGGCTTCGGCATGGCCATCGGCTCGATGCTGATTCCTACGTGGTATTTCCAGGGCGTCGAAGATCTCGGCGTGATCAGCGCGCTCGTGTTCGTGGGCCGCGCGCTCAGCATCCCCGCGATGTATCTCTTCGTGCGTCATCACGACGACGTGAACAACGCCATGCTCGTCAATACGCTCGTGCCGCTCGGCTCGGGTATCGCGATCTGCATTTACTTGTACTTCCGGCGCGATATCGACTTCGTTCACGTCTCGCTCAAGACCGTCATCGATCGCCTGAAAGACGGATGGAGCGTCTTCATGGCAACATCGCTCGTCGACATCTATGCGTCGAGCAATATCGTGCTGTTGACGTTCATCTCGGGCAACGTCGCGGGCGGTTACTTTGCCGCGGCGGACAAGCTGATTCGCGCGGCGCTCAACATGCTGAGGCCGCTCAAGACGGCGGCTTATCCGCGCGTGAGCTTCCTCATGCACCATGCACGCGAAGATGCCTTCGCGTTCCTGCGCAAGATGTTCGTGGTTCAAGGCACGATCGTTTCGCTCATCTCCGTAGGCATCTTCTTCGGCGCGCCGCTCGCCGTGAAGCTGCTGTACGGTCCGCAGTTCGGGCCGACCGTCGACGTGCTGCGCTGGATGGCCTTCGTGCCGCTGATGTCGGGACTGACCGACCTCTTCGGCGTTCAGACCATGCTTCCGCTCGGCATGAAGTCGCATTTCAGCCGCGTGTTGATCGGCTCCGCGATCCTGAACTTCAGCCTGCTCGCGGTACTGGCGGTGCTCTTCGGGGAACAGGGCGCGGCGGCCACCGTCCTTATCGTCGAGACGGCCATTGCGGCGGCCATGGCCTTCACGCTGCACCTCGAAGGCGTGCCCTTGCTCAAGCGCCCCATGACGCCCGGCGGAGCCGGTTGA
- a CDS encoding sensor histidine kinase KdpD yields MTTSFSSTVERTGAQSGDPVVAGNDGVLVLDAALRCISADATFAHLFELDAAALANRALADTPLPKPLAAALGEAADAALAGHRLSRARVTFDDDAASRSFTILALPSAGAVTVVVSPSADASEEVAPGRIAHLRAEAALFMRDHVLSIVSHDLRGPLNAIHSWGYVLERKVDAKDPAAQRALTGIRSGVEQQVKLIEQSVDTTRAETRAVALSLAPVAVRPLLDKSVALARASIARSRGISFAVESSLAEEQVEGDAERLTQMLWLMLTFAAEASARDASVQVSSVMEGGMWRTDVRFTTSAQALTDASSPHALEAFARRQALEPREAGRIAWGLALCKRVAEAHGGGFEHANIVDGQEAVLSARIAVAGM; encoded by the coding sequence GTGACCACGTCTTTCTCAAGTACGGTCGAACGCACAGGCGCCCAGTCCGGCGATCCGGTCGTCGCAGGAAACGACGGCGTTCTGGTCCTCGATGCCGCCCTGCGCTGCATCTCGGCCGACGCCACCTTCGCCCATCTCTTCGAACTGGATGCCGCGGCCCTTGCCAACCGCGCGCTCGCCGACACGCCGCTGCCCAAGCCGCTCGCGGCCGCGCTCGGCGAAGCCGCGGACGCCGCGCTCGCCGGTCACCGCTTAAGCCGTGCGCGGGTGACGTTCGATGACGATGCCGCCTCGCGCAGCTTCACCATTCTCGCGCTGCCATCGGCAGGGGCGGTGACGGTCGTGGTCTCGCCATCGGCCGATGCGTCGGAGGAAGTGGCGCCCGGCCGCATCGCGCATCTTCGGGCGGAGGCCGCGCTCTTCATGCGCGATCACGTGCTGTCCATCGTCTCGCATGACCTGCGCGGGCCGCTCAACGCCATTCACAGCTGGGGCTACGTGCTCGAACGCAAGGTCGACGCGAAAGATCCCGCCGCGCAACGCGCGCTGACGGGCATTCGCTCGGGCGTCGAGCAGCAGGTCAAGCTGATCGAGCAATCCGTCGATACCACGCGCGCCGAAACGCGTGCCGTCGCGCTCTCGCTGGCGCCGGTGGCCGTGCGTCCGCTGCTCGACAAGAGCGTCGCGCTCGCGCGTGCGAGCATTGCGCGCTCGCGTGGCATCAGCTTCGCGGTGGAGTCGTCGTTGGCCGAGGAGCAGGTCGAAGGCGATGCCGAGCGTCTCACTCAAATGCTTTGGCTCATGCTCACGTTCGCCGCGGAAGCGAGCGCGCGCGACGCGAGCGTGCAGGTGTCGAGCGTCATGGAGGGCGGCATGTGGCGCACGGACGTGCGCTTCACGACATCGGCGCAGGCGCTCACCGATGCGTCATCGCCGCACGCGCTCGAAGCGTTCGCGCGCAGGCAGGCGCTCGAGCCGCGCGAGGCCGGGCGCATTGCGTGGGGGCTCGCGCTCTGCAAGCGCGTTGCCGAGGCGCACGGCGGCGGCTTCGAGCACGCGAATATCGTCGACGGCCAGGAGGCCGTGCTGTCGGCGCGTATCGCGGTCGCAGGAATGTAA
- a CDS encoding hemolysin family protein: protein MAQVVALVGALLLVALNGFFVAAEFGLVKLRATRVKAIARTNGLPGRLLAKVHGQLDAYLSACQLGITLASLGLGWIGEPAFAALLHPLFALVGVHSEQVIESVSLFFAFSVISFLHIVVGELAPKSWAIRRAEQVGLWLATPLYGFYWLMYPFIWVLNTSANLVLRLFGMSAEHGHDAQYSTDELKLILRGRRHGGASSYNADEWNTIAHSLDFSRMTVSDLMRPAHELVGLRNDLPARENLAIISRHRFSRYPLYADASGERVIGMVHLKDLLLDRGLASRTFSFSITKDASKLEKLSRYARPVQYVAPNLSALELFRRFRKGAPHLAIVGRKGAKPIGFITLDNLLGALVGQIHDEFRQGDADWSRMDDGTLMGKGSLPVVSLERALGIDIDEGRAESVGGLVINALGDLPSEGQRVGFDRFDIVVKKMNGPRIVLVRVYPREEALEGAE from the coding sequence TTGGCTCAGGTTGTCGCGCTCGTCGGCGCATTGTTGTTGGTCGCCCTCAACGGCTTCTTCGTTGCGGCGGAATTCGGCCTCGTCAAACTGAGGGCGACGCGCGTCAAGGCCATCGCGCGGACCAACGGCTTGCCCGGCCGCTTGCTCGCCAAAGTGCACGGGCAACTCGACGCCTATCTCTCCGCATGCCAGCTCGGCATCACGCTGGCATCGCTCGGCCTCGGCTGGATCGGCGAACCGGCATTCGCCGCGTTGCTGCATCCGCTGTTCGCGCTCGTCGGCGTGCATTCGGAGCAAGTGATCGAGTCCGTCTCGCTCTTCTTCGCGTTCTCCGTCATTTCGTTCCTGCATATCGTCGTCGGCGAGCTCGCGCCCAAGTCGTGGGCCATTCGCCGCGCGGAACAAGTGGGCTTGTGGCTCGCCACGCCGCTCTACGGTTTCTATTGGCTGATGTACCCGTTCATCTGGGTGCTGAACACCAGCGCGAATCTCGTGCTGCGGCTTTTCGGCATGTCCGCTGAGCACGGCCACGACGCGCAGTATTCGACCGACGAACTCAAGCTGATCCTGCGCGGCCGGCGTCATGGGGGCGCGTCGTCGTATAACGCGGACGAGTGGAACACCATCGCGCATTCGCTCGATTTCAGCCGCATGACGGTCTCCGATCTGATGCGGCCCGCGCACGAACTCGTCGGCCTGCGCAACGACTTGCCCGCTCGCGAGAATCTCGCGATCATCTCGCGGCATCGCTTCAGCCGCTATCCGCTGTATGCGGACGCTTCCGGTGAGCGCGTGATCGGCATGGTTCATCTGAAGGACTTGCTGCTGGATCGCGGGCTCGCGAGCCGCACGTTCAGCTTCAGCATCACGAAGGACGCGAGCAAGCTGGAGAAGCTCTCGCGGTATGCGCGGCCAGTGCAATACGTCGCGCCGAATCTGTCCGCGCTCGAACTCTTCCGGCGCTTTCGCAAGGGCGCGCCGCATCTCGCCATCGTCGGCAGGAAGGGCGCGAAGCCGATCGGCTTCATCACGCTCGATAACCTGCTCGGCGCGCTCGTCGGCCAGATTCACGATGAATTCCGTCAGGGCGACGCGGACTGGTCGCGTATGGACGACGGCACGCTGATGGGCAAAGGCTCGTTGCCGGTGGTGTCGCTGGAGCGCGCGCTCGGTATCGATATCGACGAAGGCCGCGCGGAGTCGGTCGGCGGGCTCGTCATCAACGCGCTGGGCGATCTGCCATCGGAAGGGCAGCGCGTGGGCTTCGACCGCTTCGATATCGTCGTCAAGAAGATGAACGGGCCGAGAATCGTGCTCGTTCGCGTGTATCCTCGCGAAGAGGCGCTCGAAGGGGCCGAATGA